GCATGAAAACTGAATTAAGCATCTATAGCGCTAAAGCTCACTTTTCAGAAGTAGTCAGCGAAGTCGAGCGCACGGGTGTTCACGTTGTGATATGCCGGCACAACATTCCCGTGGCGGAGATAGTCCCCCTGCGGGCGAAA
The sequence above is drawn from the bacterium genome and encodes:
- a CDS encoding type II toxin-antitoxin system prevent-host-death family antitoxin, with the protein product MKTELSIYSAKAHFSEVVSEVERTGVHVVICRHNIPVAEIVPLRAKTDPLTQDLSLKGARFIGDPTAPLSPEDWPESLR